The Corallococcus silvisoli genome contains a region encoding:
- a CDS encoding GDYXXLXY domain-containing protein, with protein MKRGVVIFGGLAVVLLAIAFLVVQKETVLAQGQPVLLRLAPVDPRSLIQGDYMVLDYAINQGWREGREEPQEDGNIVLHLNEHNVGEFVRYETPGTPLAPGEVRLHFRIRNSQMRLGAEAFFFQEGHAERFAKARYGELRVMDNGSSVLVGLRDENYELLGSNVH; from the coding sequence ATGAAACGCGGCGTCGTCATCTTCGGAGGGCTGGCGGTGGTGCTGCTCGCCATCGCGTTCCTCGTCGTGCAGAAGGAGACCGTGCTGGCCCAGGGCCAGCCGGTGCTGCTGCGGCTGGCGCCGGTCGATCCCCGCTCGCTCATCCAGGGCGACTACATGGTGCTCGACTACGCCATCAACCAGGGCTGGCGCGAAGGCCGCGAGGAACCCCAGGAGGACGGCAACATCGTGCTGCACCTGAATGAGCACAACGTGGGCGAGTTCGTCCGCTACGAGACGCCGGGCACCCCGCTGGCCCCGGGCGAGGTGCGGCTGCACTTCCGCATCCGGAACTCGCAGATGCGCCTGGGGGCGGAGGCCTTCTTCTTCCAGGAGGGCCACGCGGAGCGCTTCGCGAAGGCGCGCTACGGCGAGCTGCGCGTGATGGACAACGGATCCAGCGTGCTGGTGGGCCTGCGCGACGAGAACTACGAGCTGCTCGGCAGCAACGTGCACTGA
- a CDS encoding DUF4401 domain-containing protein, translated as MALRPTMREVLEGLTAEGHVGAEVDARARTALEVRQKTVGASPWFVKALAGLGAWLSAAFMLSFFACVGLWKEEAALTGLGLALAVASVFLRRGTRGPFMEQLALALCLSGVGAFLSGLGIKELDMDLLALAGMLMGIALLATFPDVILYFLATVGICVSGAVLAYQGLGGVGVDAWMLVGATALCGFLLFEPQLRRGPLGARVGPIAFALACAVPGWLLFRSIEGAQQGFRYLFHFASDFVPRAGISLVLALLALGTGWRVLREQGLAGDKRAWVPAACALLLLTVMTLHTPGVLMAGLMLTLGFHRRSRVMLGLAAAFLLTFGSFYYYDLQLTLLAKALALVGGGLVLLGVRQFVLRRDPAVLAEAR; from the coding sequence ATGGCCCTGCGACCGACGATGCGCGAAGTCCTGGAGGGCCTGACGGCCGAGGGCCACGTGGGCGCGGAGGTAGACGCCCGCGCCCGCACCGCCCTGGAGGTCCGGCAGAAGACCGTGGGCGCGTCCCCCTGGTTCGTGAAGGCGCTGGCCGGGCTGGGCGCATGGCTGTCCGCCGCCTTCATGCTCAGCTTCTTCGCCTGCGTGGGCCTTTGGAAGGAGGAGGCGGCGCTCACCGGCCTGGGATTGGCGTTGGCCGTGGCGTCGGTGTTCCTGCGCCGCGGCACCCGCGGGCCCTTCATGGAGCAGCTCGCCCTGGCCCTGTGCCTGTCGGGCGTCGGAGCGTTCCTTTCAGGGCTGGGCATCAAGGAATTGGACATGGACCTCCTGGCGTTGGCGGGAATGCTGATGGGGATCGCCCTGCTCGCCACGTTCCCCGATGTCATCCTCTACTTCCTGGCGACGGTGGGCATCTGCGTGTCGGGCGCGGTCCTGGCGTACCAAGGCCTGGGGGGCGTGGGCGTGGACGCGTGGATGCTGGTGGGCGCCACGGCGCTCTGCGGCTTCCTCCTCTTCGAGCCTCAACTCCGGCGCGGACCGCTGGGGGCCCGCGTGGGCCCCATCGCCTTCGCGCTCGCGTGCGCGGTGCCCGGCTGGCTCTTGTTCCGCAGCATCGAGGGCGCCCAGCAGGGCTTCCGCTACCTGTTCCACTTCGCCAGCGACTTCGTGCCGCGCGCGGGGATCTCCCTCGTGCTGGCCCTGCTCGCGCTGGGGACGGGCTGGCGGGTGCTGCGTGAGCAGGGACTGGCGGGGGACAAGCGTGCCTGGGTCCCGGCGGCCTGCGCGCTCTTGCTCCTCACCGTCATGACGCTGCACACTCCTGGCGTGCTGATGGCGGGGCTGATGCTGACGCTCGGCTTCCACCGCCGCAGCCGCGTGATGCTGGGGCTCGCGGCGGCCTTCCTGCTGACGTTCGGGTCGTTCTACTACTACGACCTCCAGCTCACGCTGCTGGCCAAGGCGCTCGCGCTCGTGGGCGGAGGCCTGGTGCTGCTGGGCGTGCGGCAGTTCGTCCTGCGGCGGGACCCCGCCGTGCTCGCGGAGGCGCGATGA
- a CDS encoding DUF2157 domain-containing protein, which translates to MPRDFLDLEATPERLQALVDARILSPDAYGRALHLAVATPSRSAWRAFLSTTLMALGALLVLAGVVYFFAFNWAELGRFAKLGLVALGITGAAVGAWRLGERPSGQFSLLAAAVLVGPLLAVFGQTYQTGADPYELFIGWGVLILPWVALARFTPLWLLQLVLINTGLILFWGQRMHGFESRGTNLALILGLLNGFAWATYEHFANRRVPWLQGRWMPRVLALMAMGPLVGMSILFIVSQYNRAFDTGLSLLLLLGAFAAIYALHRHLHGELFLLTVGALCAIILVTTAAGYFLIEVTRAEELTLFLLPLLLICEVGLAVYWLRHESQATGVSEET; encoded by the coding sequence GTGCCGAGAGACTTCCTAGACCTGGAGGCGACGCCAGAGCGGTTGCAAGCGCTGGTGGACGCCAGAATCCTGAGCCCCGACGCGTACGGGCGCGCGCTGCACCTGGCGGTCGCCACGCCGTCGCGCTCCGCGTGGAGGGCGTTCCTGTCCACGACGCTGATGGCCCTGGGCGCGCTGCTGGTGCTCGCGGGCGTGGTGTACTTCTTCGCCTTCAACTGGGCGGAGCTGGGACGCTTCGCGAAGCTGGGCCTCGTGGCCCTGGGCATCACCGGGGCGGCCGTGGGTGCGTGGCGGCTGGGGGAGCGGCCCTCGGGGCAGTTCTCGCTGCTCGCGGCGGCGGTGCTCGTGGGCCCGCTGCTCGCCGTCTTCGGCCAGACGTACCAGACGGGCGCGGACCCGTATGAGCTGTTCATCGGCTGGGGAGTGCTCATCCTCCCGTGGGTGGCGCTCGCGCGCTTCACGCCGCTGTGGCTGTTGCAGCTCGTGCTCATCAACACCGGCCTCATCCTCTTCTGGGGCCAGCGCATGCACGGCTTCGAGTCGCGCGGCACGAACCTGGCGCTGATCCTCGGGCTGCTCAACGGGTTCGCGTGGGCCACCTACGAGCACTTCGCCAACCGGCGGGTGCCGTGGCTCCAGGGGCGGTGGATGCCGCGCGTGCTCGCGCTGATGGCGATGGGGCCGCTCGTGGGCATGTCCATCCTGTTCATCGTCAGCCAGTACAACCGCGCGTTCGACACCGGCCTGTCGCTGCTGCTGCTGCTGGGGGCCTTCGCCGCCATCTACGCCCTGCACCGGCACCTGCACGGCGAGCTGTTCCTGCTCACCGTGGGCGCGCTGTGCGCCATCATCCTCGTCACCACGGCGGCGGGCTACTTCCTCATCGAGGTCACCCGCGCCGAGGAGCTGACCCTCTTCCTCCTGCCCCTGCTGCTCATCTGCGAGGTGGGGCTGGCGGTGTACTGGCTGCGCCATGAGTCGCAGGCCACGGGCGTTTCGGAGGAGACCTGA
- a CDS encoding alpha/beta fold hydrolase produces the protein MSRPPPPRRSPLPPRWDAAGRPGAPGATPPVGPVEAGLLAQLAPAVVPQVHWLPGGGAVRILEGGPPEGARSTVVWLHGRGHCATHAFPSLTALARHHRVLALDLPGFGQSTAPDLAVRSPEDAARFFTAPVEEALGLVAPGPVTVVGHSLGGLVALELALRGTVPVERLVLVDAMGLGPEMTRASRLFFHAGPERLARNLGPWAMARMLPPPPTPLGVKLGALGYELLAVPGGRPEAARAFNTLAPLTGPVFHRRERLGEVKVPVLLIWGERDETLPVSLADEAARGLPQARVLRVNCGHSPQLERPERVLPELKAFLDAERTGD, from the coding sequence ATGTCCCGCCCGCCTCCCCCCCGCCGCTCTCCCCTCCCCCCTCGCTGGGACGCCGCCGGCCGCCCGGGGGCCCCGGGCGCCACACCCCCGGTGGGCCCGGTGGAGGCGGGCCTCCTGGCCCAGCTGGCCCCCGCCGTGGTGCCCCAGGTGCACTGGCTGCCCGGAGGGGGCGCGGTGCGAATCCTCGAGGGAGGCCCCCCGGAGGGCGCGCGTTCGACCGTGGTCTGGCTCCATGGGCGCGGCCACTGCGCGACGCACGCGTTCCCCTCTCTGACGGCGCTGGCCCGGCACCACCGGGTGCTGGCCCTGGACCTGCCCGGCTTCGGACAGTCCACCGCCCCGGACCTGGCCGTGCGCTCCCCGGAGGACGCGGCGCGCTTCTTCACCGCCCCGGTGGAGGAGGCGCTCGGGCTGGTGGCGCCGGGGCCGGTGACGGTGGTCGGTCACTCCCTGGGCGGGCTGGTGGCGCTGGAGCTGGCGCTTCGCGGGACGGTGCCGGTGGAGCGGCTGGTGTTGGTGGACGCGATGGGGCTGGGGCCGGAGATGACCCGGGCCTCGCGCCTCTTCTTCCACGCGGGGCCGGAGCGGCTGGCGCGCAACCTGGGGCCCTGGGCGATGGCGCGGATGCTGCCGCCGCCGCCCACCCCGCTGGGAGTGAAGCTGGGCGCGCTGGGCTATGAGCTGCTCGCCGTCCCTGGCGGCAGGCCAGAGGCGGCGCGGGCCTTCAACACGCTGGCGCCGCTGACGGGCCCGGTGTTCCACCGCCGCGAGCGGCTGGGCGAGGTGAAGGTCCCCGTGCTGCTCATCTGGGGTGAACGGGATGAGACGCTGCCTGTCTCCCTGGCGGACGAGGCCGCGCGCGGGCTGCCCCAGGCCCGTGTGCTGCGCGTGAACTGCGGACACAGTCCGCAACTCGAGCGCCCCGAGCGCGTGCTCCCCGAGCTGAAGGCCTTCCTGGACGCGGAGCGCACCGGCGACTGA
- a CDS encoding AAA family ATPase: protein MNTDIRALTERVQQESSFVEVLNQETGKVIVGQRYMLERILIGLLCNGHVLLEGVPGLAKTLTVRTVADSLSATFMRVQFTPDLLPADLVGTMIYNQQTAAFTVRKGPIFANIVLADEINRAPAKVQSALLEAMAERQVTIGDQTFGLPSPFLVLATQNPIEQEGTYPLPEAQVDRFMLKVKVGYPTRDEEKVIMDRMSGGSSPKAQRVIALEHLARARELVHAIYMDEKVKEYILNVVFATREPARYGLKDLADYIQFGASPRATIALAQAARAHAFLRHRGFVTPEDVKAIAFDVLRHRIAMTYEAEAEELTQEKIIQRVFDRVEVP from the coding sequence ATGAACACCGACATCCGCGCGCTCACGGAGCGCGTGCAGCAGGAAAGCAGCTTCGTCGAGGTCCTCAACCAGGAGACCGGCAAGGTCATCGTCGGGCAGCGGTACATGCTCGAACGCATCCTCATTGGTCTCTTGTGCAACGGGCACGTCCTCCTGGAGGGCGTGCCTGGACTCGCCAAGACGCTCACGGTCCGGACCGTGGCGGACTCGCTCAGCGCCACCTTCATGCGCGTGCAGTTCACCCCGGACCTGCTGCCGGCGGACCTCGTCGGCACGATGATCTACAACCAGCAGACGGCCGCGTTCACCGTCCGCAAGGGGCCCATCTTCGCGAACATCGTCCTCGCGGACGAAATCAACCGCGCCCCCGCCAAGGTCCAGTCCGCCCTCCTGGAGGCCATGGCCGAGCGCCAGGTCACCATCGGCGACCAGACCTTCGGCCTGCCCTCGCCCTTCCTCGTGCTGGCCACCCAGAACCCCATCGAGCAGGAGGGCACCTACCCCCTGCCCGAGGCCCAGGTGGACCGCTTCATGCTCAAGGTGAAGGTGGGCTACCCGACCCGTGATGAGGAGAAGGTCATCATGGACCGGATGTCCGGCGGCTCCTCGCCCAAGGCCCAGCGGGTCATCGCGCTGGAGCACCTGGCGCGCGCGCGCGAGCTCGTCCACGCCATCTACATGGACGAGAAGGTGAAGGAGTACATCCTCAACGTGGTGTTCGCCACGCGCGAGCCCGCGCGGTACGGCCTCAAGGACCTGGCGGACTACATCCAGTTCGGCGCCTCGCCGCGCGCCACCATCGCGCTCGCGCAGGCGGCTCGCGCGCACGCGTTCCTGCGCCACCGCGGCTTCGTCACGCCGGAGGACGTGAAGGCCATCGCCTTCGACGTGCTCCGCCACCGCATCGCGATGACCTACGAGGCCGAGGCGGAGGAGCTCACCCAGGAGAAGATCATCCAGCGCGTCTTCGACCGCGTGGAAGTCCCCTGA
- a CDS encoding DUF58 domain-containing protein — MLPKDLIRRIRKLEIRTRKVVSDMLAGQYHSVFKGRGMAFSEVRQYQPGDEIRFIDWNVTARMNEAFIKVFTEERELTVMLLVDVSASNEFGSKERTKAEVAAEVAAQIAFSAIANNDRVGLILFSDRVEKVVPPRKGRTHVLRLVSDILTFKPKGRGTDLASGLTYLTQVSKRKAVTFLVSDFMATGYEKPLRLVGRRHDLVPVVIEDPLEQAFPRHGLVEMEDPETGERFVVDTSSSTVRGRFARAMQVQRDERRKLFKKLELDHVELRAGDDHGKALANFFRTRARRMAA; from the coding sequence GTGCTGCCCAAGGACCTCATCCGCCGCATCCGCAAGCTGGAGATCCGCACCCGCAAGGTGGTCTCCGACATGCTGGCCGGCCAGTACCATTCGGTGTTCAAGGGCCGAGGCATGGCCTTCTCCGAGGTGCGGCAGTACCAGCCCGGGGATGAGATCCGCTTCATCGACTGGAACGTCACCGCGCGCATGAACGAGGCGTTCATCAAGGTCTTCACCGAGGAGCGCGAGCTCACGGTGATGCTCCTGGTGGACGTGTCCGCCTCCAACGAGTTCGGCTCGAAGGAGCGCACCAAGGCGGAGGTCGCCGCGGAGGTGGCCGCGCAGATCGCCTTCAGCGCCATCGCCAACAACGACCGCGTGGGGCTCATCCTCTTCTCGGACCGGGTGGAGAAGGTCGTCCCGCCGCGCAAGGGCCGCACGCACGTGCTGCGGCTGGTGAGCGACATCCTCACCTTCAAGCCGAAGGGCCGGGGGACGGACCTGGCGTCGGGGCTCACGTACCTGACGCAGGTGTCGAAGCGGAAGGCCGTGACCTTCCTCGTGTCGGACTTCATGGCGACGGGCTACGAGAAGCCGCTGCGGCTCGTGGGCCGCAGGCACGACCTGGTGCCGGTGGTCATCGAGGATCCGCTGGAGCAGGCGTTCCCGCGCCACGGGCTCGTGGAGATGGAGGACCCGGAGACAGGGGAGCGCTTCGTCGTGGACACCAGCTCTTCCACCGTGCGCGGGCGGTTCGCGCGCGCGATGCAGGTCCAGCGCGACGAGCGCCGCAAGCTGTTCAAGAAGCTGGAGCTGGACCACGTGGAGCTGCGCGCCGGAGACGACCACGGCAAGGCCCTGGCCAACTTCTTCCGCACGCGGGCCCGGAGGATGGCGGCATGA
- a CDS encoding vWA domain-containing protein, producing MLPPDLAFNNPEVLWALLLAPLLLGLAFWERKRRATLRFSAAHVFAKGGRGLRTYLLPLLPVLRAAAVVAAVVAIARPQSRDSRVRDLSVEGIDIVVALDLSTSMEAGDFRPQNRLNVAKEVLADFITGRVNDRLGLVVFSGAAYTQSPLTLDYGVLKEVLKQLRTRVLEDGTAIGDAIATSLNRLRDSDAKSRVVVLITDGDNNAGKISPLDAANMAASLHIPIYTILVGKGGKVPFPQGTDLFGNTVWRETEIPINPELMQDIADRTGGEYYRATDPEGLKQGLQKVLDALERSKLMEGGASATYKENFHPFLLVAFGLAALELLLRATFLRVFP from the coding sequence ATGCTGCCTCCGGACCTCGCGTTCAATAACCCGGAGGTGCTCTGGGCCCTGCTCCTGGCGCCGCTGTTGCTGGGGCTCGCCTTCTGGGAGCGCAAGCGCCGCGCGACGCTGCGCTTCTCCGCCGCGCACGTCTTCGCGAAGGGCGGGCGCGGGCTGCGCACGTACCTGCTGCCCCTGTTGCCCGTCCTGCGCGCGGCGGCGGTGGTGGCGGCGGTGGTGGCCATCGCCCGGCCGCAGTCGCGCGACTCGCGCGTGCGCGACCTGTCGGTGGAGGGCATCGACATCGTGGTGGCGCTGGACCTGTCCACGTCCATGGAGGCGGGTGACTTCCGGCCGCAGAACCGCCTGAACGTGGCGAAGGAGGTGCTCGCGGACTTCATCACCGGCCGCGTGAACGACCGCCTGGGCCTGGTGGTGTTCTCCGGCGCCGCGTACACGCAGTCCCCGCTGACGCTGGACTACGGCGTGCTCAAGGAGGTGCTCAAGCAGCTGCGCACCCGCGTGCTGGAGGACGGCACTGCCATTGGCGACGCCATCGCCACGTCGCTCAACCGCCTGCGCGACTCGGACGCGAAGAGCCGGGTGGTGGTGTTGATCACCGACGGCGACAACAACGCCGGGAAGATCTCCCCGCTGGACGCGGCGAACATGGCCGCGTCGCTGCACATCCCCATCTACACCATCCTCGTGGGCAAGGGCGGCAAGGTGCCCTTCCCGCAGGGAACGGACCTGTTCGGCAACACCGTGTGGCGTGAGACGGAGATCCCCATCAACCCGGAGCTGATGCAGGACATCGCGGACCGCACCGGCGGCGAGTACTACCGCGCCACCGACCCGGAGGGGCTCAAGCAGGGCCTTCAGAAGGTCCTGGACGCACTGGAGCGCTCGAAGCTGATGGAGGGCGGGGCCAGCGCCACGTACAAGGAGAACTTCCACCCGTTCCTGCTCGTGGCCTTCGGGCTCGCCGCGCTGGAGCTGCTGCTGCGCGCCACCTTCCTGCGGGTGTTCCCATGA
- a CDS encoding VWA domain-containing protein, producing MPTMEAWRFTLLGYQVGLAQPLFLGLLLVGLLLGLLALMKALGRRTRLSALIAERHVAALAPGVSVWRPAAQGGLYGLGLMLFGLALAQPQCGTKSELTKRRGIDVVVALDASKSMLARDVQPSRLDRARLELNTLLDELKGDRAGLVVFAGDAFVQSPLTSDYSAVKLFLRAVDPDVMPQGGTNVGAALKLAKQVLDNADRGSKERVVVLLSDGEDLTGEVREATDALKDAHIQVLAVGVGSDAGEPIPVYDRRGEFVDYKKDSTGETVITRLDRAGLTAIADATGGAFFYQPNGVAMSQVVERIDQLQKSELESRVTVRYDERFQMFAIPGLALLVLGMALIPSRRRGA from the coding sequence ATGCCCACGATGGAGGCATGGCGCTTCACGCTGCTGGGCTATCAGGTGGGGCTCGCGCAGCCGCTGTTCCTGGGCCTGCTCCTGGTGGGCCTGCTCTTGGGCCTGCTCGCGCTCATGAAGGCGCTGGGCCGGCGCACCCGGCTGTCCGCGCTCATCGCGGAGCGGCACGTGGCGGCGCTCGCGCCCGGCGTGTCCGTGTGGCGGCCCGCGGCGCAGGGCGGCCTGTACGGGCTGGGGCTGATGCTCTTCGGGCTGGCGCTCGCGCAGCCCCAGTGCGGCACGAAGAGCGAGCTGACGAAGCGCCGGGGCATCGACGTGGTGGTGGCGTTGGACGCGTCCAAGTCCATGCTCGCGCGCGACGTGCAGCCCAGCCGCCTGGACCGTGCGCGCCTGGAGCTCAACACGCTGTTGGACGAGCTGAAGGGCGACCGCGCCGGGCTGGTGGTGTTCGCCGGGGACGCGTTCGTGCAGTCGCCGCTCACGTCGGACTACTCGGCGGTGAAGCTGTTCCTGCGCGCGGTGGATCCGGACGTGATGCCCCAGGGGGGCACCAACGTGGGCGCGGCGCTGAAGCTGGCCAAGCAGGTGCTGGACAACGCGGACCGCGGCTCCAAGGAGCGCGTGGTGGTGCTGCTTTCGGACGGCGAGGACCTCACGGGCGAGGTGCGCGAAGCCACGGACGCGCTCAAGGACGCGCACATCCAGGTGCTCGCGGTGGGCGTGGGCTCCGACGCCGGTGAGCCCATTCCCGTCTACGACCGGCGCGGCGAGTTCGTGGACTACAAGAAGGACTCCACCGGAGAGACGGTCATCACCCGCCTGGACCGCGCGGGGCTGACGGCGATCGCGGACGCGACGGGCGGGGCTTTCTTCTACCAGCCCAACGGCGTGGCGATGAGCCAGGTGGTGGAGCGCATCGACCAGTTGCAGAAGAGCGAGCTGGAGAGCCGCGTGACGGTTCGCTACGACGAGCGCTTCCAGATGTTCGCCATCCCCGGGCTGGCGCTGCTGGTGCTGGGCATGGCGCTCATCCCGTCGCGCCGGAGGGGCGCATGA
- a CDS encoding tetratricopeptide repeat protein, with protein sequence MSARSMRRRAARAVAVGLAGLLALPGPAWAVGPLEKDHPLVQRGRESYAAGRYEDALRDFEAAKKERPNDPAVEFNRADALAKLGRTAEAREAFKQVAESSRQPDLAQKSWYNLGNLAATSGDRTEALKSYRKALTLDPTDPQARHNYEVVLRDLPPPQNGPDGGTDGGQDGGSDGGRPDGGEDGGKKDDGGTPQDAGQDGGAPDGGADGGQDGGAPDGGADGGADGGGGDAGPGDGGADGGSDAGQQDPNQKGDGGADGGTADGGQDEGDGDSRDGGADGGSEGEEEKESNPRDGGVSPGDVDRQEAERLLDAMKQNEKNLQLWRFQQQKKKQRKPNEKDW encoded by the coding sequence ATGAGCGCGCGTTCGATGCGGCGGCGCGCGGCGCGCGCGGTGGCGGTGGGGCTGGCGGGGCTGCTGGCGCTGCCGGGCCCCGCGTGGGCCGTGGGCCCCTTGGAGAAGGACCACCCGCTGGTGCAGCGCGGGCGCGAGTCCTACGCGGCGGGCCGCTACGAGGACGCGCTGCGCGACTTCGAGGCCGCGAAGAAGGAGCGGCCCAACGATCCGGCGGTGGAGTTCAACCGCGCGGACGCGCTCGCGAAGCTGGGCCGCACGGCCGAGGCGCGCGAGGCCTTCAAGCAGGTGGCGGAGTCCTCGCGCCAGCCCGACCTGGCGCAGAAGAGCTGGTACAACCTGGGCAACCTCGCGGCCACCTCTGGCGACCGCACGGAAGCGCTCAAGTCCTACCGCAAGGCGCTCACGCTGGACCCCACGGATCCGCAGGCCCGCCACAACTACGAGGTGGTGCTGCGTGACCTGCCGCCGCCCCAGAACGGGCCGGATGGCGGCACGGATGGAGGCCAGGACGGCGGCAGCGACGGTGGGCGTCCGGACGGCGGCGAGGACGGCGGAAAGAAGGACGACGGCGGCACGCCGCAGGACGCGGGCCAGGACGGTGGCGCGCCAGATGGCGGCGCCGACGGTGGCCAGGATGGCGGTGCACCGGATGGTGGCGCGGATGGCGGCGCGGACGGCGGTGGGGGTGATGCCGGGCCTGGCGATGGTGGGGCGGATGGCGGCTCCGATGCCGGGCAGCAGGATCCGAACCAGAAGGGCGACGGCGGGGCGGATGGCGGCACGGCCGACGGCGGCCAGGACGAGGGCGACGGCGACTCGCGCGATGGCGGCGCGGACGGCGGCAGCGAGGGCGAGGAAGAGAAGGAGTCGAACCCGCGCGACGGCGGCGTGTCACCGGGAGACGTCGACCGGCAGGAGGCCGAGCGCCTGCTGGATGCGATGAAGCAGAACGAGAAGAATCTCCAGCTCTGGCGTTTCCAGCAGCAGAAGAAGAAGCAGAGGAAGCCCAATGAGAAGGACTGGTAG
- a CDS encoding BatD family protein yields MRRTGSGRTALLAVLALLATAPAWAADIEFYQTVDRTEVGTDDTFKLTVVVVDAPPNAQVRMPESNDFEVLSSSRGSQRSISLSGGGPAVIQDITRHELLMRPLRAGKLTIPPATLSAGGRTLRTDAVQLTVREGRAGNAPQAQQGGRPGLPDPFRNLRNMPDPFRDDDSDVSDDAPVIPRGDSDLFLRASLDRDDLYVGEQATLSLYIYSRVDLSSVDAVTMPKLEGFWTEEVESPTQLTGEQKVVDGIPYRAYLLRRRALFPVKSGTLAITPAEADITTGFLFAGHRVHRVSNGLKVKVRPLPSGAPANMSNANVGAWRMSLDVSQTRVELGQPITVKVILEGVGNVKNVTPPKLTGPAALKIYEPTTTDRLTPNRNRIQGRRVVEYLVMPQRTGTFTLPELRFPYFDPNRRQYDVARTDPITLTVEAGAGGVSSLPSTMTPSQMVDAANEQKNVLTAGGLRPVRYQAHFVGPSQPVWMRPFFLAGVLAPLGLLVGVAFVGGMRGRLATRSEAGRGRQQAKAARKRLAEAEKLKAGSDAGAFYVEVEKAMVGFLEAQLGFPVGGLTREALGEKLAAAGVDAERRARVLFVLEACDLGRYGGGVEPGERRKVLATAAAVMEGWSA; encoded by the coding sequence ATGAGAAGGACTGGTAGCGGACGCACGGCGCTGCTCGCCGTGCTCGCCCTCCTGGCCACGGCGCCGGCGTGGGCGGCGGACATCGAGTTCTACCAGACGGTGGATCGCACCGAGGTGGGCACCGACGACACCTTCAAGCTCACCGTGGTGGTGGTGGACGCGCCGCCCAACGCCCAGGTGCGCATGCCCGAGTCCAACGACTTCGAGGTGCTGTCCTCGTCGCGAGGCAGCCAGCGCTCCATCTCGTTGTCCGGCGGCGGCCCGGCCGTCATCCAGGACATCACCCGCCACGAACTGCTCATGCGCCCGTTGCGCGCGGGCAAGCTCACGATTCCGCCCGCGACGCTCAGCGCGGGCGGACGCACGCTGCGCACGGACGCCGTGCAGCTCACCGTGCGCGAAGGCCGCGCGGGCAACGCGCCCCAGGCGCAGCAGGGGGGCCGGCCCGGGTTGCCGGATCCATTCCGCAACCTGCGCAACATGCCGGACCCCTTCAGGGATGACGACTCCGACGTGAGCGACGACGCGCCGGTGATTCCGCGCGGGGACTCGGACCTGTTCCTGCGCGCGAGCCTGGACCGCGACGACCTCTATGTCGGTGAGCAGGCCACGCTGTCGCTGTACATCTATTCGCGCGTGGACCTGTCCAGCGTGGACGCCGTCACCATGCCCAAGCTGGAGGGCTTCTGGACGGAAGAGGTGGAGAGCCCCACGCAGCTGACGGGCGAGCAGAAGGTGGTGGACGGCATCCCGTACCGCGCCTACCTGCTGCGCCGCCGCGCGCTGTTCCCGGTGAAGTCCGGCACGCTGGCCATCACCCCGGCGGAGGCGGACATCACCACGGGGTTCCTCTTCGCGGGCCACCGCGTGCACCGCGTCTCCAACGGCCTGAAGGTGAAGGTGCGGCCCCTGCCGTCCGGCGCGCCCGCGAACATGTCCAACGCGAACGTGGGCGCGTGGCGCATGTCGCTGGACGTGTCGCAGACCCGCGTGGAGCTGGGACAGCCCATCACGGTGAAGGTCATCCTGGAGGGCGTGGGCAACGTGAAGAACGTCACCCCGCCGAAGCTCACCGGCCCCGCCGCGCTGAAAATCTATGAGCCCACCACGACGGACCGGCTCACGCCCAACCGCAACCGCATCCAGGGCCGCCGCGTGGTGGAGTACCTGGTGATGCCGCAGCGCACGGGCACCTTCACGCTGCCAGAGCTGCGCTTCCCGTACTTCGACCCCAACCGCCGCCAGTACGACGTGGCGCGCACCGACCCCATCACGCTCACCGTGGAGGCGGGCGCGGGCGGGGTGTCGTCCCTGCCTTCGACGATGACCCCCTCGCAGATGGTGGACGCGGCCAACGAGCAGAAGAACGTGCTGACCGCGGGAGGTCTGCGCCCGGTGCGCTACCAGGCCCACTTCGTGGGGCCGTCGCAGCCGGTGTGGATGCGGCCCTTCTTCCTCGCGGGCGTGCTGGCCCCGTTGGGGCTGCTCGTGGGCGTGGCGTTCGTCGGCGGCATGCGTGGCCGGCTGGCCACCCGCTCCGAGGCGGGCCGGGGCCGTCAGCAGGCGAAGGCCGCGCGCAAGCGGCTGGCGGAGGCGGAGAAGCTCAAGGCGGGCTCGGACGCGGGGGCCTTCTACGTGGAGGTGGAGAAGGCGATGGTGGGCTTCCTGGAGGCGCAGCTGGGCTTCCCCGTGGGCGGCCTGACGCGCGAGGCGCTTGGGGAGAAGCTGGCGGCGGCGGGCGTGGACGCGGAGCGGCGCGCGCGCGTGCTCTTCGTGCTGGAGGCGTGCGACCTGGGTCGCTACGGCGGTGGGGTGGAGCCGGGGGAGCGCCGCAAGGTGCTGGCGACCGCGGCGGCGGTGATGGAAGGCTGGTCCGCATGA